From a region of the Sphingopyxis sp. YR583 genome:
- the ubiB gene encoding 2-polyprenylphenol 6-hydroxylase — translation MTRPVTHIARLLKWGRILARHGALRGIESAPQTPPGVKRLCRLARLGTIQPKVPDYAAAFQAIGPAAVKLGQTLATRPDLVGEEAAHNLLTLQDALAPVAFERIKQEIEATFEVPLESLYSEFDPEPVGSASIAQVHRAVTTDGRKVAVKVRRPGIDKQFARDIDTYEWAAAHLEALGGEATRLRPREVIANFRRWTLRELDLRREAASASELRDAMVGVPTYEVPAIDWDRTASRVMTLDWIDGIKISRRDQLIAAGHDMETLSANLVNAFLRQAIAEGFFHADMHQGNLFVKADGTIAAVDFGIMGRINRQARYWLAEILYGLTTGNYRRVAEIHFEAQYVPAYHSVEEFATALRAVGEPMRGKPVSDLSVGQMLDGLFAITRDFDMQTQPHLLLLQKTMVMVEGVATMLNPKINMWDVSGPFVSEWIRDELGPEAALADGIREQGKTLALIPDIIRRLDAQLPRKGAAPPAPPLPDIALMWDTGEKKRWWRYALTAIAGAAAGAAALWAAGIS, via the coding sequence TTGACCCGACCCGTCACCCATATCGCCCGCCTGCTGAAGTGGGGGCGCATCCTTGCGCGCCACGGGGCGCTGCGCGGGATCGAGAGTGCGCCGCAGACCCCGCCCGGCGTCAAGCGGCTGTGCCGGCTCGCGCGGCTCGGCACGATCCAGCCGAAGGTGCCCGACTATGCCGCGGCGTTCCAGGCGATCGGCCCCGCCGCGGTCAAGCTCGGCCAGACACTCGCGACGCGCCCCGACCTCGTCGGCGAGGAAGCGGCGCATAATCTGCTGACGCTGCAGGATGCGCTCGCGCCCGTCGCGTTCGAGCGTATCAAACAGGAAATCGAGGCGACCTTCGAAGTCCCGCTCGAAAGCCTCTACAGCGAATTCGATCCCGAACCCGTCGGTTCGGCTTCGATCGCACAGGTCCACCGCGCGGTCACGACCGACGGCCGCAAGGTCGCGGTGAAGGTCCGCCGCCCCGGCATCGACAAGCAATTCGCACGCGACATCGACACCTATGAATGGGCAGCCGCGCACCTTGAGGCACTCGGCGGCGAAGCGACGCGGCTGCGCCCGCGCGAGGTCATCGCCAATTTCCGCCGCTGGACGCTGCGCGAACTCGACCTCCGCCGCGAGGCGGCCTCTGCATCCGAACTGCGCGACGCGATGGTTGGCGTGCCCACTTATGAAGTCCCCGCAATCGACTGGGACCGCACGGCATCGCGCGTGATGACGCTCGACTGGATCGACGGCATCAAGATCTCGCGCCGCGACCAGCTGATCGCCGCCGGACACGACATGGAGACATTGTCGGCGAACCTCGTCAACGCCTTCCTGCGGCAGGCGATTGCCGAGGGTTTCTTCCACGCCGACATGCACCAGGGCAATTTGTTCGTGAAGGCCGACGGCACGATCGCCGCCGTGGACTTTGGCATCATGGGCCGGATCAACCGGCAGGCGCGCTACTGGCTCGCCGAAATCCTCTATGGGCTGACGACCGGCAATTACCGCCGCGTCGCCGAAATCCATTTCGAGGCGCAATATGTGCCCGCCTATCACAGCGTCGAGGAGTTCGCGACGGCGCTGCGCGCGGTCGGCGAGCCGATGCGCGGCAAGCCGGTGAGCGATCTCAGCGTCGGGCAGATGCTCGACGGGCTGTTCGCGATCACGCGCGACTTCGACATGCAGACGCAGCCGCACCTCCTCTTGCTCCAGAAGACGATGGTAATGGTCGAGGGCGTCGCGACGATGCTCAACCCCAAGATCAATATGTGGGACGTCTCGGGCCCCTTCGTCAGCGAATGGATCCGCGACGAACTCGGCCCCGAGGCCGCGCTCGCCGACGGCATCCGCGAACAGGGCAAGACGCTGGCGCTGATCCCCGATATCATCCGCCGCCTCGACGCACAATTGCCGAGGAAGGGTGCCGCTCCGCCCGCCCCGCCGCTGCCCGACATCGCGCTGATGTGGGACACGGGCGAGAAAAAGCGCTGGTGGCGCTATGCGTTGACGGCGATCGCCGGCGCCGCGGCAGGCGCCGCCGCGCTGTGGGCCGCCGGGATCAGCTAG
- a CDS encoding DUF2061 domain-containing protein — translation MPTDLIKTFTYLSIHLTIGFSVAYVMTGSVALAGGIAIIEPCINAVAFFFHEKAWKRVGARRGLA, via the coding sequence ATGCCCACCGATCTGATCAAGACCTTCACCTATCTCTCGATCCATCTGACGATCGGGTTCAGCGTCGCCTATGTGATGACCGGGTCGGTCGCGCTGGCGGGCGGGATCGCGATTATCGAGCCCTGTATCAATGCCGTCGCATTCTTCTTCCATGAAAAGGCCTGGAAGCGCGTCGGCGCGCGGCGCGGCCTCGCCTGA
- a CDS encoding OsmC family protein, which translates to MTTNRASARYEGFGKDGKGAITTKSGVLNAQPYGFGTRFEGQPGTNPEELIAAAHAACFTMALSFGLARAGYSGDTLETSAVVTLDQVDGGFQITKSALTLVGKVPGIGADEFAAIAAEAEKNCPVSKLLNCEITLEHSLEA; encoded by the coding sequence ATGACCACCAATCGCGCATCGGCCCGTTACGAAGGTTTCGGCAAGGACGGCAAGGGAGCGATCACGACCAAATCGGGCGTCCTGAACGCGCAGCCCTATGGTTTCGGCACGCGCTTCGAGGGCCAGCCGGGGACGAACCCCGAGGAACTGATCGCCGCGGCGCACGCAGCCTGCTTCACCATGGCGCTGTCGTTCGGCCTGGCACGCGCGGGCTATAGCGGGGACACGCTGGAAACGAGCGCGGTGGTGACGCTCGATCAGGTCGACGGCGGTTTCCAGATCACCAAATCGGCGCTGACGCTGGTGGGCAAGGTACCGGGGATCGGCGCCGACGAGTTTGCTGCGATCGCCGCCGAGGCCGAGAAGAATTGCCCGGTGTCGAAGCTGCTCAACTGCGAGATCACGCTCGAGCACAGCCTCGAGGCTTAG
- the dnaA gene encoding chromosomal replication initiator protein DnaA has protein sequence MSGDAATLWPRVAEGLRRDLGVRTFDHWLKPVRFADYCSLSGVVTLETVSRFSANWINERFGDRLELAWRQQLPAVRSVMVRGGAAAEDRAASLAASPLPSFDTPAPAVPAANPALLGFDPRLSFDRFVVARSNILAANAARRMAMVEAPQFNPLYLCSGTGQGKTHLLQAIAQDYAATHPTANIILMSAEKFMLEFVGAMRGGDMMAFKARLRAADLLLLDDLQFVIGKNSTQEELLHTIDDLMTAGKRLVVTADRPPAMLDGVEARLLSRLSGGLVADIEAPEDDLRERIIRQRLAAMPMVDVPDNVVAYLVKHFTRNIRELEGALNKLLAYAALTGTTVDLTLAEDRLAENVRTARPRITIDEIQRAVCAHYRLDKSEMASKRRVRAVARPRQVAMYLAKELTPRSYPEIGRRFGGRDHSTVIHAVRTVEALRIADSELDAEIAAIRRALNS, from the coding sequence GTGAGCGGCGATGCCGCAACGCTCTGGCCGCGCGTGGCCGAAGGGCTGCGCCGCGACCTCGGCGTGCGCACCTTCGACCATTGGCTGAAGCCGGTGCGCTTTGCCGATTATTGTTCGCTCTCGGGCGTGGTGACGCTCGAAACCGTCAGCCGTTTCTCCGCGAATTGGATCAACGAACGCTTCGGCGACCGGCTCGAACTCGCATGGCGCCAGCAACTGCCCGCAGTGCGCAGCGTCATGGTGCGCGGCGGTGCCGCCGCGGAAGACCGCGCCGCAAGCCTTGCCGCCTCGCCGCTACCGAGCTTCGATACGCCCGCGCCGGCGGTGCCTGCCGCCAACCCCGCGCTGCTCGGTTTCGATCCGCGCCTGTCGTTCGATCGTTTTGTCGTCGCGCGTAGTAACATCCTTGCCGCCAACGCCGCGCGCCGCATGGCGATGGTCGAGGCGCCGCAGTTCAACCCGCTCTACCTTTGCTCGGGCACCGGACAGGGCAAGACGCACCTGCTCCAGGCGATCGCGCAGGATTATGCCGCGACGCACCCGACCGCGAACATCATCCTGATGTCGGCCGAAAAGTTCATGCTCGAATTCGTCGGCGCGATGCGCGGCGGCGACATGATGGCGTTCAAGGCGCGGCTGCGCGCCGCCGACCTGTTGCTGCTCGACGATCTCCAGTTTGTGATCGGCAAGAATTCGACGCAGGAAGAACTGCTCCACACGATCGACGACCTGATGACTGCGGGCAAGCGCCTCGTCGTCACCGCCGACCGCCCGCCCGCGATGCTCGACGGGGTCGAGGCACGGTTGCTGTCGCGCCTGTCGGGCGGGCTCGTCGCCGATATCGAGGCGCCCGAGGATGACCTGCGCGAACGCATCATCCGCCAGCGGCTCGCCGCAATGCCGATGGTCGATGTACCCGACAATGTCGTCGCCTATCTGGTCAAGCATTTCACGCGCAACATTCGCGAACTCGAAGGCGCGCTCAACAAGCTGCTCGCCTATGCAGCACTAACGGGCACAACGGTCGACCTGACGCTTGCCGAAGACCGGCTCGCCGAAAATGTCCGTACCGCGCGTCCGCGCATCACGATCGACGAGATCCAGCGCGCGGTCTGCGCCCACTACCGCCTCGACAAGTCCGAAATGGCGTCGAAGCGCCGCGTTCGTGCCGTCGCGCGCCCGCGTCAGGTCGCGATGTACCTGGCAAAGGAACTGACGCCGCGGTCCTACCCCGAGATCGGGCGCCGCTTCGGCGGACGCGATCATTCGACGGTGATCCACGCGGTGCGCACGGTCGAGGCGCTGCGCATCGCCGACAGTGAGCTCGACGCCGAAATCGCCGCGATCCGGCGCGCGCTCAACAGCTGA
- a CDS encoding class I SAM-dependent methyltransferase: MATPDTVSFGYEQVPAGEKTAMVGEVFSRVARKYDIMNDAMSGGMHRLWKDRFVRRVKPREGETILDMAGGTGDIAFRMERFGASITVADINPDMLGVGVERAAERGIDSLVWSEQNAEKLSFPDQFFDAYTIAFGIRNVTDIPAALKEAHRVLRYGGRFFCLEFSTNEWPGFAQAYDAYSHHLVPKLGKLIADDEDSYRYLIESIRRFPPMPEFARMIREAGFTAVKVEPILGGLVAIHSGWKA, translated from the coding sequence ATGGCCACTCCCGACACCGTCAGCTTCGGCTATGAACAGGTTCCCGCGGGCGAGAAGACCGCGATGGTCGGCGAGGTGTTCAGCCGCGTCGCGCGCAAATACGACATTATGAACGATGCGATGTCGGGCGGCATGCACCGGCTGTGGAAAGATCGCTTCGTGCGCCGCGTGAAGCCGCGCGAAGGCGAAACGATCCTCGACATGGCGGGCGGCACCGGTGACATCGCCTTTCGCATGGAGCGGTTCGGCGCCAGCATCACCGTCGCCGACATCAACCCCGACATGCTCGGCGTCGGCGTCGAACGCGCCGCCGAACGCGGCATCGACAGCCTCGTCTGGTCCGAACAAAATGCCGAGAAACTCAGCTTCCCCGACCAGTTTTTCGACGCCTATACGATCGCCTTCGGCATCCGCAACGTCACCGACATCCCGGCGGCGCTCAAGGAAGCACACCGCGTGTTGCGCTATGGCGGGCGCTTCTTCTGCCTCGAATTCTCGACCAACGAATGGCCGGGTTTCGCGCAGGCCTATGATGCCTATTCGCACCACCTCGTCCCCAAGCTCGGCAAGCTGATCGCCGACGACGAGGACAGCTATCGTTACCTGATCGAATCGATTCGCCGCTTCCCGCCGATGCCCGAATTTGCGCGGATGATCCGTGAGGCGGGCTTTACCGCGGTCAAGGTCGAACCGATCCTCGGCGGTCTCGTCGCGATCCACAGCGGGTGGAAAGCTTGA
- the ung gene encoding uracil-DNA glycosylase, with translation MAEVKLHPDWLARIGGEFKQPYMAALKQFLADERARGKAIFPRPRDWFAALDATPPQDVRVVILGQDPYHGPGQAHGLCFSVQPGVRTPPSLVNIYKEMQSDLGIPRASHGYLKSWAEQGVLLLNNCLTVESGMAASHQGKGWEKFTDAVVATVAADPAPKVFILWGSHAQKKAANVAGLGAGSPHLILRAPHPSPLSAHNGFFGSRPFSQANAFLEAQGRGPIDWRLPDAVDVAAA, from the coding sequence ATGGCCGAGGTCAAACTGCATCCCGACTGGCTCGCGCGCATCGGCGGCGAGTTCAAACAGCCCTATATGGCGGCGCTGAAGCAATTTCTTGCGGACGAGCGCGCAAGGGGGAAGGCGATCTTTCCGCGCCCGCGCGACTGGTTCGCCGCGCTCGATGCAACGCCGCCGCAGGATGTGCGCGTCGTCATCCTCGGGCAGGATCCCTATCACGGGCCGGGGCAGGCGCACGGGCTCTGTTTCTCGGTGCAGCCCGGCGTGCGCACGCCGCCGAGCCTCGTCAACATCTACAAGGAAATGCAGAGCGACCTTGGCATCCCCCGTGCTTCGCATGGCTATCTTAAATCCTGGGCCGAGCAGGGGGTGCTGCTGCTCAACAATTGCCTGACGGTCGAGAGCGGCATGGCGGCCTCGCATCAGGGCAAGGGTTGGGAGAAGTTCACCGATGCGGTGGTTGCGACAGTTGCCGCCGACCCGGCGCCCAAGGTCTTCATCCTGTGGGGCAGCCATGCGCAGAAGAAAGCCGCGAATGTCGCGGGGCTGGGCGCGGGGAGTCCGCACCTGATCCTGCGTGCGCCGCACCCGTCGCCTTTGTCGGCGCATAACGGCTTTTTCGGGTCGCGGCCGTTCAGTCAGGCGAATGCGTTTCTGGAAGCGCAGGGACGCGGGCCGATCGACTGGCGTCTGCCCGATGCGGTGGACGTCGCCGCCGCATGA
- the mutM gene encoding bifunctional DNA-formamidopyrimidine glycosylase/DNA-(apurinic or apyrimidinic site) lyase, which produces MPELPEVETTVRGLTPFLEGQRLTAVTTFRPDLRRPFPADLAQRLTGATVTRLSRRAKYGVISTDRDDHMIFHLGMSGRWRTEGGEAGKHDHLLLETGAGHRLFLHDPRRFGSVDLVSGDPLTLFPAFVTLGPEPLSEAFDAAYLAKALAGRRAPIKAMLLDQTVVAGLGNIYVCEALNMARISPTKPAADVSRAKLAVLVPAIKEVLIAAIAAGGSTLRDFLSPEGDLGYFAKDWRVYGREGEACECGGTIARIVQSGRSTFYCPKCQR; this is translated from the coding sequence ATGCCCGAATTGCCCGAAGTCGAAACCACCGTCCGCGGCCTTACCCCTTTCCTCGAAGGGCAGCGCCTGACTGCGGTCACCACTTTCCGTCCCGACCTGCGCCGGCCGTTTCCCGCCGATCTGGCGCAGCGGCTGACCGGCGCGACGGTCACGCGGCTTTCGCGCCGTGCCAAATATGGCGTGATCTCGACCGACCGCGACGATCATATGATCTTTCACCTCGGCATGTCGGGGCGCTGGCGGACCGAAGGCGGCGAGGCGGGCAAGCACGATCATCTGCTGCTCGAAACCGGGGCGGGGCACCGACTTTTCCTTCACGATCCGCGGCGCTTCGGGTCGGTCGATCTGGTGAGCGGCGATCCGCTGACGCTGTTCCCCGCGTTCGTGACGCTCGGCCCGGAGCCCCTGTCCGAGGCGTTCGACGCAGCCTATCTGGCCAAGGCGCTCGCCGGACGGCGCGCCCCGATCAAGGCGATGCTGCTCGACCAGACGGTCGTCGCGGGGCTCGGCAATATCTACGTCTGCGAGGCGCTCAACATGGCGCGCATTTCGCCGACGAAGCCCGCCGCCGACGTGTCCAGGGCGAAGCTCGCGGTGCTGGTGCCCGCGATCAAGGAGGTGCTGATTGCGGCAATCGCTGCGGGTGGTTCGACCTTGCGCGACTTTCTCAGCCCCGAGGGCGACCTTGGTTATTTTGCCAAGGACTGGCGCGTCTATGGCCGCGAGGGCGAGGCGTGCGAATGCGGCGGGACGATCGCGCGCATCGTGCAATCGGGTCGCTCGACCTTTTATTGCCCGAAATGCCAGCGGTAA
- a CDS encoding sulfite exporter TauE/SafE family protein — protein sequence MSLLADPLTLIVVAAAVILLGLAKGGLSGVGALATPLVALVLPPTIAAALLLPILIVQDVVSVWSFRKTWDGWVIAWMLPGAAVGIAAGYLYAERVDEAKLMAALGAITLAFGLYRLWVERGGRVVAASTSPGWVGSLFGVATGFTSQIAHAGGPPFQMWVTPRRLPHLVFVGTSSILFAAINWMKVPAYIALGAFPHEVLVAALLLMPLAIGSTLLTVRWLKRIDGARFYVIIYLLMVLLGAKLVWDGLAG from the coding sequence ATGAGCCTGCTGGCCGATCCGTTGACGCTGATCGTGGTTGCCGCCGCGGTGATCCTGCTCGGGCTTGCCAAGGGTGGCCTGTCGGGCGTCGGGGCGCTTGCGACGCCGCTCGTCGCACTGGTGCTGCCGCCGACGATCGCCGCGGCGCTGCTGCTCCCCATCCTGATCGTGCAGGATGTCGTCAGCGTCTGGTCGTTCCGCAAGACGTGGGACGGCTGGGTGATCGCGTGGATGCTGCCCGGCGCTGCCGTCGGCATCGCGGCGGGATATCTCTATGCCGAGCGCGTCGACGAGGCGAAGCTGATGGCGGCGCTGGGCGCGATCACATTGGCGTTCGGGCTTTACCGGCTGTGGGTCGAGCGCGGCGGGCGTGTCGTTGCCGCATCGACCTCGCCGGGCTGGGTCGGCAGCCTGTTCGGGGTCGCGACGGGCTTTACCAGCCAGATCGCGCATGCCGGCGGGCCGCCGTTCCAGATGTGGGTGACGCCGCGTCGCCTGCCGCACCTTGTCTTCGTGGGCACGAGTTCGATCCTGTTCGCCGCGATCAACTGGATGAAGGTGCCCGCCTATATCGCGCTCGGCGCCTTTCCGCATGAGGTGCTTGTCGCCGCGCTGCTGCTGATGCCGCTGGCGATCGGCTCGACGCTGCTCACCGTGCGCTGGCTGAAGCGCATCGATGGCGCCCGTTTCTATGTTATCATCTATCTGTTGATGGTCCTGCTCGGCGCCAAGCTGGTGTGGGACGGCTTGGCGGGCTGA
- a CDS encoding YaiI/YqxD family protein, with amino-acid sequence MTNAIQILVDADACPVKDEIYRVAWRHEVAVKVVSNSRLRVPEHPLIERVVVSDGFDAADDWIAEAANARSIVVTADILLADRALKAGATVLGPNGKPFTMASIGPAIATRAIMADLRSGMSDGMGGPPPFSKADRSSFLQALDGALVRLKRG; translated from the coding sequence ATGACGAATGCCATCCAGATTCTTGTCGATGCCGACGCCTGTCCGGTGAAGGACGAAATCTATCGTGTCGCATGGCGGCACGAGGTGGCGGTGAAGGTCGTGAGCAACAGCCGGCTGCGCGTGCCCGAGCATCCGCTGATCGAGCGGGTCGTGGTGTCGGACGGATTCGACGCCGCCGACGACTGGATCGCCGAGGCGGCGAATGCGCGGTCGATCGTCGTCACCGCCGACATATTGCTCGCCGACCGGGCGCTGAAGGCGGGCGCGACCGTGCTCGGCCCGAACGGCAAGCCTTTCACCATGGCGTCGATCGGCCCCGCGATCGCGACGCGCGCGATCATGGCCGACCTGCGATCGGGAATGAGCGATGGAATGGGCGGCCCGCCGCCCTTTTCGAAGGCCGACCGCTCATCATTCCTGCAGGCGCTGGATGGCGCTTTGGTCCGGCTGAAGCGCGGGTAG
- a CDS encoding glycosyltransferase family 2 protein: MRHDTLIADTILPVDALPLEVAVVVPTLNEAGNVEKLIEKLSVVLAGRGWEVVFVDDNSPDGTSELVRRIGRGSRHVRIVQRVGRRGLSSAVVEGILATAAPVIAVMDGDLQHSEDALPKLIDAIVADGADIAVGTRYVAGGGIGDWDKDRARMSRLATRAGQIALGTDVSDPMSGFFAVRRDAFERALPRLSAIGFKILIDILASSPAPLKVAEIPYQFRTREAGESKIGARVIAEYAELIADKTIGRFVPVRLLKFLMVGGLGVFVHLAVLRTILGTGSAFVTAQTAAVMTAIAFNFFLNNSFTYADRKLKGWRLVGGLASFYAISALGAVANIGIGTWMAGHDERWWVAGVAGVVVGAIWNFAMSSALTWRK; encoded by the coding sequence ATGCGCCACGACACCCTGATTGCCGACACCATATTACCCGTCGATGCGCTTCCCCTAGAGGTCGCGGTCGTCGTGCCGACGCTCAATGAAGCCGGCAATGTCGAAAAGCTGATCGAAAAACTGTCGGTCGTCCTCGCGGGCCGCGGGTGGGAAGTCGTGTTCGTCGACGACAATTCGCCCGACGGGACGAGCGAGCTGGTGCGCCGGATCGGCCGCGGATCGCGCCATGTGCGGATCGTCCAGCGCGTCGGCCGCCGCGGCCTGTCGTCGGCGGTGGTCGAGGGTATATTGGCGACCGCCGCGCCCGTAATCGCGGTGATGGACGGCGACCTGCAGCATAGCGAAGATGCGCTGCCGAAGCTGATCGACGCGATCGTGGCGGACGGAGCGGATATCGCGGTCGGTACGCGCTATGTCGCGGGCGGCGGGATCGGCGATTGGGACAAGGATCGCGCACGGATGAGCCGGCTCGCGACCCGCGCCGGACAAATCGCGCTCGGCACCGATGTGTCCGATCCGATGAGCGGCTTTTTCGCGGTGCGCCGCGACGCCTTCGAACGCGCACTGCCGCGCCTGTCGGCGATCGGGTTCAAAATATTGATCGACATATTGGCATCGAGCCCGGCACCGCTGAAGGTTGCCGAAATCCCCTATCAGTTCCGCACGCGCGAGGCGGGCGAGAGCAAGATCGGCGCGCGCGTGATCGCCGAATATGCCGAACTGATCGCCGACAAGACGATCGGGCGCTTCGTGCCCGTCCGCCTGCTCAAATTCCTGATGGTCGGCGGGCTCGGCGTGTTCGTTCACCTTGCCGTGCTGCGCACGATCCTCGGCACCGGCAGCGCCTTTGTCACGGCGCAGACCGCAGCCGTGATGACGGCAATCGCGTTCAACTTCTTCCTCAACAACAGCTTCACCTATGCCGATCGCAAGCTCAAGGGCTGGCGTCTCGTCGGCGGCCTTGCCAGCTTCTATGCGATTTCGGCGCTGGGCGCGGTCGCCAACATCGGTATCGGCACCTGGATGGCGGGGCATGACGAGCGCTGGTGGGTCGCCGGGGTTGCCGGCGTCGTCGTCGGCGCGATCTGGAATTTCGCGATGTCGTCGGCGCTGACATGGCGCAAATAG
- the rpsT gene encoding 30S ribosomal protein S20, with translation MANTPQAKKRIRRNTARTIVNKNRVSRIRTLVKKVENAVAAGDKDAAATALKAAQPEMARGVAKGVLHKNTVARKFSRLTKSVNAIA, from the coding sequence ATGGCCAATACGCCGCAGGCAAAGAAGCGCATCCGCCGCAACACCGCGCGCACCATCGTGAACAAGAATCGCGTTTCGCGCATTCGCACGCTGGTGAAGAAGGTCGAGAATGCCGTCGCCGCTGGTGACAAGGACGCTGCTGCTACCGCGCTGAAGGCAGCGCAGCCTGAAATGGCGCGCGGCGTTGCCAAGGGCGTGCTCCACAAGAACACTGTGGCCCGCAAGTTCTCGCGCCTGACCAAGAGCGTCAACGCGATCGCCTGA
- a CDS encoding DUF962 domain-containing protein, translated as MSRLYTSFAEFWPFYLREHSKASTRALHYIGTSLVVLIAIAAVLSGRWGWLIALPVAGYFFAWVAHFGVEKNRPATFTYPLWSLAADFKMWGLWLTGRLGPELDRAGVARPPV; from the coding sequence ATGTCCCGGCTTTATACGAGCTTCGCCGAATTCTGGCCCTTTTACCTGCGCGAGCACAGCAAGGCGTCGACACGCGCGCTGCATTATATCGGCACGAGCCTTGTCGTGCTGATCGCGATCGCAGCGGTCCTTTCGGGTCGCTGGGGCTGGCTGATCGCCTTGCCGGTGGCGGGCTATTTCTTTGCCTGGGTCGCGCATTTCGGGGTCGAGAAGAACCGGCCGGCAACCTTTACCTATCCGCTTTGGAGCCTTGCCGCCGATTTCAAAATGTGGGGGCTGTGGCTGACGGGGCGGCTGGGCCCCGAACTCGACCGCGCCGGGGTCGCCCGGCCGCCGGTCTGA
- a CDS encoding DUF427 domain-containing protein, with translation MVRAVWNGAVIADSDDTVVVEGNHYFPRDAVDAGVLSDSATTSICPWKGLAHYHHVTARGQVNKDAAWYYPDPKEAAEAIRDRIAFWKGVEVG, from the coding sequence ATGGTGCGGGCAGTGTGGAACGGCGCGGTGATCGCCGACAGCGACGATACGGTCGTGGTTGAGGGCAATCATTATTTCCCGCGCGATGCCGTCGACGCGGGCGTGCTGTCGGACAGCGCGACGACGAGCATCTGCCCGTGGAAGGGGCTGGCGCATTATCATCATGTCACCGCCCGAGGCCAAGTGAACAAGGACGCCGCCTGGTATTATCCCGACCCCAAGGAGGCGGCCGAGGCGATCAGGGATCGCATCGCTTTCTGGAAAGGCGTCGAGGTCGGCTGA
- the coaBC gene encoding bifunctional phosphopantothenoylcysteine decarboxylase/phosphopantothenate--cysteine ligase CoaBC, with product MAAPRILLIIGGGIAAYKSIELVRLLRKGGYVVRCVMTRAGEQFVTPLTLAALSENKVYTNLFDLKDEVEMGHIQLSREADLVVVTPATADLLAKMAAGIADDLATTLLLATDKPVLAAPAMNVRMWLHAATRRNVATLRGDGVTVMEPDEGEMACGEYGPGRLPEPAAIKDAIDAALANAPAVRPLTGQPDFAPADHRPLFGRRILITAGPTHEPIDPVRYIANRSSGKQGFAIAAAAAEAGAEVLLIAGPVPLPTPPGVIRVDVETAVEMAAEVAEGLPVDAAIMVAAVADWRAADTAAQKIKKDGSGQVPPLALAENPDILASVAKSPERPKLLVGFAAETNDVIPHAQAKLARKGCDWIVANDVSADPMGGESNRVHIVSKDGVDSWDRLPKQAVARKLMEKIADELEKRAPLERD from the coding sequence ATGGCCGCACCGCGCATTCTTCTGATCATCGGCGGCGGGATCGCCGCGTACAAGAGCATCGAGCTCGTCCGGCTGCTGCGCAAGGGCGGCTATGTCGTCCGCTGCGTGATGACGCGTGCGGGCGAACAATTTGTGACGCCGCTGACGCTCGCCGCGCTGTCCGAGAACAAGGTCTACACCAATCTCTTCGACCTCAAGGACGAGGTCGAAATGGGGCATATCCAGCTCAGCCGCGAGGCCGATCTGGTCGTCGTCACGCCAGCCACTGCCGACCTGCTCGCCAAGATGGCGGCGGGGATCGCCGATGATCTCGCGACCACGCTGCTGCTCGCGACCGACAAGCCGGTGCTCGCCGCCCCCGCGATGAATGTCCGCATGTGGCTCCACGCCGCGACGCGGCGCAATGTCGCCACCCTGCGCGGCGACGGCGTGACGGTGATGGAGCCCGACGAGGGCGAGATGGCATGCGGCGAATATGGCCCTGGCCGCCTGCCCGAACCCGCCGCGATCAAGGACGCGATCGACGCTGCGCTCGCCAATGCGCCTGCCGTGCGGCCCCTCACCGGCCAGCCCGACTTTGCCCCGGCGGACCATCGCCCGCTGTTCGGGCGCCGCATCCTGATCACCGCCGGGCCGACGCACGAGCCGATCGATCCGGTGCGCTACATCGCCAACCGGTCGAGCGGAAAGCAGGGTTTTGCGATCGCCGCCGCCGCCGCCGAAGCGGGCGCCGAGGTGCTCCTGATCGCGGGGCCCGTCCCGTTGCCGACCCCGCCGGGGGTGATCCGCGTCGATGTCGAAACCGCGGTCGAGATGGCCGCCGAGGTTGCCGAGGGCCTGCCCGTCGATGCCGCGATCATGGTCGCCGCGGTCGCCGACTGGCGCGCCGCCGACACCGCAGCCCAAAAGATCAAGAAGGATGGCAGCGGACAGGTTCCGCCGCTCGCGCTCGCCGAGAATCCCGACATTCTCGCCAGCGTCGCCAAATCGCCCGAACGCCCGAAATTGCTGGTCGGCTTTGCCGCCGAAACCAACGACGTCATTCCGCACGCACAGGCAAAACTGGCGCGCAAGGGATGCGACTGGATCGTCGCCAATGATGTGTCCGCCGATCCGATGGGCGGCGAAAGCAACCGGGTGCATATCGTTAGCAAAGACGGCGTAGACAGCTGGGACCGGCTGCCCAAGCAGGCCGTCGCCCGCAAATTGATGGAAAAGATCGCCGATGAGCTCGAAAAACGCGCACCCCTTGAAAGAGATTGA